In Sander vitreus isolate 19-12246 chromosome 12, sanVit1, whole genome shotgun sequence, the following proteins share a genomic window:
- the ccdc24 gene encoding coiled-coil domain-containing protein 24, giving the protein MQSPDGNQLWCPGQSLWSLVAEHVPGSELPKIQAALGHSLVDMYTEVHTEMEMWHKMWQESQQGNNRSRTGTPLPRQQASPLADPPAVKELVRAEVKMLLQSLSEKASREGRDGEELLFRYKPETVDYALSHLDSCYRNYKNPVNTDNIRRPSSHCSVQSNAEDEIEAMKDKLNVIDIDQVVDRLRSVLMEECEALNRLVKHFKGNIKHKCRSQWEFDQSEPTVADLKELRGAIQMDLDLYPSSLAALPSASSPLPLKQLKNRLSAGQRVSDETLRSLSVTSVLRPHPPPPLCHTKPRPPLGAPPNKPSSSVKLVNSASLSRTHGQHRSTLASTGARKTQTPICSRMVTSGQANHHFTTSLPGPGSDQMTVKTVHHGNLSSEQDSGGLHCMIPTSTSSFQIKTPRNSRIHETHLSSHRSVHSLSRKCDLSPQMKRNGSPAWRSRNINTTPSTPNLDAGSYSSNTNHPVSTTGKSKTQNEQQNSTCGDSLVSTTVQTYNDRRKSTSERLQSETGSYSGYTGSRNSNNGMDRSKNGHLGKDGVQQQSLVATCTHPASIRINGQFFTSHKRPLEGTTSQQISKFYQPVPPAMST; this is encoded by the exons ATGGAGATGTGGCACAAGATGTGGCAAGAGAGCCAGCAAGGAAACAATCGCAGCAGGACAGGGACCCCGCTCCCACGTCAGCAGGCCTCCCCTCTAGCCGACCCCCCTGCAGTCAAAGAGCTGGTGAGAGCCGAGGTGAAGATGTTACTGCAGAGTCTCAGCGAGAAAGCCAGCAGGGAGGGGAG AGATGGCGAGGAGCTCTTGTTTCGGTACAAACCTGAGACGGTGGACTACGCCCTGAGTCACCTTGACAGCTGTTACAGAAACTATAAAAACCCTGTAAATACTGACAACATAAGGAG ACCGAGCTCTCACTGTTCAGTCCAGTCTAATGCTGAAGATGAGATTGAGGCAATGAAAGACAAGTTGAATGTCATTGACATTGACCAGGTGGTGGACCGCCTCAG gTCTGTCCTAATGGAGGAATGTGAAGCATTGAACAGGCTGGTGAAACATTTCAAG ggaaatataaaacacaagtgCCGGAGTCAATGGGAATTTGATCAATCAGAACCTACAGTTGCAG atttgAAAGAGCTAAGAGGAGCTATACAAATGGACTTGGATCTTTACCCCTCTTCGCTTGCTGCTTTACCTTCagcttcctcccctctccctttgAAGCAACTGAAAAACAG ACTGTCAGCAGGACAAAGGGTTTCTGATGAGACTCTGCGATCTTTAAGCGTTACATCAGTCCTAAGACCacatccacctcctcctctgtgcCATACTAAACCAAGGCCACCGCTCGGGGCTCCTCCTAACAAGCCATCTTCATCAGTTAAACTCGTTAATAGTGCATCACTGTCTAGGACTCATGGACAGCATAGAAGCACATTAGCCTCCACTGGAGCtaggaaaacacaaacacctaTCTGCAGCAGGATGGTCACTTCTGGGCAAGCAAACCACCACTTCACCACTTCACTGCCAGGGCCTGGCAGTGACCAGATGACGGTTAAAACCGTACACCACGGCAATCTTTCCTCAGAGCAAGATAGCGGTGGTCTCCACTGCATGATCCCGACTTCTACTTCAAGTTTTCAAATAAAAACTCCAAGAAACTCACGCATCCATGAAACCCATCTGTCATCCCATCGCAGTGTTCACAGCCTGAGCAGAAAGTGTGATTTGTCACCACAGATGAAGAGAAATGGCAGCCCGGCCTGGAGGTCAAGAAACATCAATACTACACCCTCAACCCCTAACTTGGATGCAGGCAGTTACAGCAGCAATACTAACCATCCTGTGTCAACGACTGGGAAatcaaagacacaaaatgagCAACAGAATAGCACCTGTGGAGATAGTTTAGTGTCAACAACGGTGCAGACATATAATGACAGAAGGAAGAGTACTTCTGAGAGGTTGCAGTCTGAAACTGGGAGCTATTCTGGATATACTGGCAGCAGGAACAGCAACAATGGAATGGATAGAAGTAAAAATGGTCATCTTGGTAAAGACGGCGTCCAACAGCAAAGCCTAGTAGCCACGTGCACCCATCCAGCGTCAATACGGATAAATGGACAATTCTTTACTTCCCACAAAAGACCACTTGAGGGCACCACAAGTCAGCAAATCAGCAAGTTTTACCAGCCAGTCCCTCCTGCAATGTCAACTTGA